The DNA region CGTTCCCGAGCCGCTGCCCGCGAACGCCACGGCGAAGAACACCGCACGCACGCAGTACGACAGCGTCGTCGAGCACATCCGCCAGCTCAACGACGAGGCCGTGCGTTCGGAGCGCAAGGCCGACGAGCACAGCCGCAGCACCGTGCGCAGGGTCGTATATCTGGGCGCGACCGTGCCCTCCGATCCGGAGGAGGCCATCGACAACGGGGCCGTACCCGAACTGCGGGGTCTGCTGCTGGCCCAGCGCAGGCTGAACCAGGAGGCCGTCGAGGACCGCGCGAACCGGGTGCGGCTCTACGTCGACGTCCGCGACACGGGGCGCGACTTCGCCGACGCGGAGGAGGAGGCCCGCCGCGTGGTGAAGGAGGCCGAGCGCTACAAGGACAGCGAGGACCACCGGACCGTGATCGGCGTCGTCGGCTTCTCCGAGAGCCGTCGCGAGACCCGTAAGGCGGCGGCCGTGCTCGACGAGGGGCAGGTGCCGTCCATCGGTACGACCGCGACAGCCGACGCGATGCAGCGCGACCCGCGGACGGGGAAGGCGCTCACCTACTACCGGCCCATGTCGCCCGACAACGGCCGCGAATCGCGGATCGCGGCGTCCTTCGCGCACTCCGAGCGGGTCGTCGCCGACGACGGCGGGCAGTGCGAGTACGCGAGGCGTGCGCTGGTGGTCGAGGAGCCCGGCGATCTGTTCAGCGAGGAGATGAGCCGCAAGTTCGCCGGGGAGTTCGGCGAGGGCGCGGAGCGGCTGCCGCTGGCGGGCGGCGGTGAGGGCGGCGGCTACACACCCGTCGGGGTCGCCAAGACCGTATGCGAACGCATCCGGCAGGAACCGCGCACGGTGGTCTACTGGGCGGCCCGCGTAAGGAACTTCTCCGCCTTCGTCAACGCCTACGGACCGGACTCCGGCTGCGGCGGCCTGCCCCGGAAGCTCACGGTCCTCGGCAGCAACGAGCTGACCAGCACGGCGCTGCGCGGCAAGTACAAGGAGCCGTGGCTGAGGCTGTATCACAGCGTCCATGTGCTGCCGGAGCGGCATCCGGACAGCAACGGGCAGGCGGACAGGCTCTTCCGCGAGTACGTCGACAACTACACGGCGGACGACCCCTGGCTCAACGACGGCCATGTGGCCCTCGCGCACGACGCGTTGAAGGTGCTGTCGACGGCGGCGGACGACGCGCTGTCGTCCACCGGCACGGCGTACACGGATCTGGTGAAGGCCAAGCTGGACGAGGAGATCGCCTTCCAGGGCGCGAGCGGCGCCATCCGCTTCCCCGAGCTGCACGGTTCCAGGCCGCCGGTGGACAAGGCGATCACGATTCTTCACGCCACGGCGAAGGGGCCCGAAGTCGCCCTGCACTGCGGTGCGTTCAAGGAGAACGAGCCGCCCGTGAGCCGCTGGGGGCCGGGCGGGGCTCATCCTTGTCCGGCGGACGGCTGAACCGGAGCCGGCGTGTGGAGGACGGTGACGCAAGCCGACGTGGAGGACGGTGACGTAAGACCGCCGGGCCGGGGTCGGGGGCGCGGCCGGGTCCGGGGTGCGGCAGGGGCGCCCGGCGTCGTCGGGGGTCAATCCGCCCCGGCGCCACGGGCGTTGGCGAGCATGGCGCGCAGCGCCCGCTCCTCGAAGGGCGTGAGCCGTCCCGCCCCCGCGGCGTCCGCGTAGCCGCCGTTGGGTGAGCACATCACAGGCTTCACCCCGTCCGGGCCCGTGGCGCACTCGTAGCGCCCGGCCTCGCCGTCGCCGTCCAGGTCGAGGTTGGGGTGGTCGAGGCCGAGGGTGTGCAGCATCTCGTGGACGAAGGTGTTGCGCAGCTCGTGCGGTGCCATGTGCCAGGTCCCGTCGAAGTACTCGCTGTCCATGGTCACCACTCCGCCTGAGGCGACGCCCTTCGCGGGGTGCGGGCAGGGCAGGCCCTTGCTGTAGCCGCCCCGGCCCAGCGGCCGGTAGGTCTGCGTGTACTGGATGTGCCCCCACGGAGGGCATCTGGCCGGGTCCACACGCTCCACTCCTCCGAGGACGATCCGCACCCCCGCCGCCCTCATCTGTGTGACGGCCCCGGTCAGATACGGGGTGTACCGCTTCTTCAGCCGTGCGGAGGCGAAGGTGACGGTGTACGTACGCGAGGGGCTGACCGAGGTCACTCCCAGACGTTCGGCCACCCGGAAGCCCGTGCCCGCGAGGGTCCGCGGCGGAGCGGCGCCGGCGGGCGTCACTCCGAAGGCACACATGACGGCGATCGCGGCACCGGCCGCGGCACCTGTCCTCAGCATGTCGCTCATGGCTGATCCGCTCCTGTGAAGTTGTACGAGGGGGGTAATGCCGAGCCCGGGTCCGAGCAGGAGCCCGGGGCGGCGGGGTGAGAAGCGGTGAGGGCGGCGGAAGGCGGGCGCGAGGGCGCGTCGGGCCTTCGGCAGCGTTTCGCCCGGTTTCTTCCCGATCGGTTGATTGCTGCCCATGGCTTGCGCCCGTCATGCCCATGACGGGGCATCCACGGGCACATGCCTTCCAGGACCAGCCTCGGGGTACGGGTTCGCGGACCCCGCACGGCCGTGCACCGCAGGCGACCGGCCGCCGCCGTTCGTAGATTGGAGGGACCAGCCGACATCGAACTTGGCAGGAGCCGGTGACGGGATCGGAGATCGACTACGCCGCCATCTTCGCGGCCTTGCCCAGCCCCTATGTGGTGCTCGACCCGGATCTGGTCATCCGGGACGTCAACCGTGTCTATCTGCGGTCGACCGGGCGCTCCCGCGAGGGCCTGCTGGGCCAGTACTTCTTCGACGCGTTCCCGCCGAATCCCCGGGAAGCCGTCTCGGAGGGCGTGCAGAAGCTGAGGTCGTCGCTGCTGAGAGCCGTGGAGGGGGGCAGGGTCGACAGCATGGCGCCGGTGAAGTACGACATCCCCGTCGCCAGCCGCCCGGGAGTCTTCGAGGAGCGCTGGTGGTCGCCGATCAACACCCCGGTGCTCGACGGGGACGGCAACGTCGTCTGGGTCATCCACCGCGTCGAGGACGTGACCGCTTTCGTACACGCACGGCGGAGCGCCCGCGCCGAGGAACAAGCGCCCCAGCGGCACGAGGGCAGGGCGGCGGAGATCTACACCCGCGCCCAGGAGCTGGAGACCCTCAACGACGAGCTGCGGATGGCGCACGACCGTGAGAGCCGGGTGGCGCTCACGCTTCAGGAAGCGCTGCTGTACTCGCCCGACCTTCCGCGCGCCGGAGTCGCCGTGCGCTATCTCCCGGCCGTCGGCACGCTCAATGTGTGCGGCGACTGGTACGACGTCACGGATGTGCCGGAGGTCGGAGGGTTCACGGCCGCGGTAGGTGACGTCGTGGGACACGGCCTGGAGGCGGCCGGGGTGATGGGGATGCTGCGCAGCGCGCTGAACGCCGCCATGCGCGCCACGGCCAGCCCCGCGCGGGCGCTTCAGATCCTCGGCCTGTACGCGAACTCCGTCGAGGGCGCGCAGTCCGCGACCGCCGTGAAAGTCAGGGTCGACAGCGGACGGCAGACGATCACCTACAGCAGCGCGGGGCATCTTCCGCCCGTGCTGATGCACGCGGCCGGTGACTGCGAGCTGCTGGACCAGGCCACGGACCCGCCGCTGGCGACACGTTCCGAGCACGAGCCGCGGCCGGAGGCCCGAGCCCACTACGACCCCGGTGACTGCCTGATCCTCTACACCGACGGGCTGGTGGAACGCCGGGACGAGAGCATCGACGAGGGCATCGGCCGGCTGACCGAAGTCCTGGCCTCCTGCGCGGGCGGCGACGCCGAGGAGGTCGCGGACGAGGTGCTGGCCGGCATGGGCGTCATGGAGGGCGCCGCCGACGACATCGCCCTGGTCATCATCAGTCTCTGACCGTTCTGCGAACTCGCGTGCCGCCGGGGGCAGTCGACGTCCGGCTGGGGCGCCCCGCCCGATCCGGCGCAGGCGGAACCGCCGCGCTCCGCCTCCCCGTGTGCTTCCCGGGGCCCGTACCCCATACGCTGCTCGGCGTCGTACCCGTCGTACCCGTCGTACCCGAGGAGACCGCCGTGCTCGTGCTGCTGCCACCGTCCGAGGGCAAGGCCGACGGAGGCAGGGGACGCCCCTTCGAACCGGACGCGCTGTCGCTGCCGGGCCTGGCCCCGGCCCGGGAGCGGGTCCTCGACGAACTCGTGACGCTCTGCTCCGCCGACGAGGAGAAGGCCCGGGAGGTGCTGGGGCTGAGCGAGGGCCTGCGGGGCGAGATCGCCAGGAACGCCGCTCTGCGCTCGGCGCCCGCGCGGCCCGCGGGTGAGATCTACACCGGCGTCCTCTACGACGCGCTCGGCCTGGCCACGCTCAGCCCCGCGGCCAAGCGGCGGGCGGCGAGGTCGCTGCTGGTCTTCTCGGGCCTGTGGGGCGCGGTCGGCGTCAAGGACCGCATCCCTCCGTACCGCTGCTCCGGAGGCGTGCGGCTGCCGGGCCTCGGCGCGCTGAGCGCCCACTGGCGGGAGCCCCTGGCGGCGGCGCTGCCGGAGGCGGCCGGAACGGGCCCGGTGCTCGATCTGCGTTCGACGGCGTATGCGCAGATGTGGCGGCCCAAGGGTGAGACGGCCGAACGCACCGTCACCGTAAGGGTGTTGCAGTCGTCCGTGGTGGACGGCGTCGAGAAGCGCACCGTGGTCAGCCACTTCAACAAGGCGACGAAGGGCCGGATCGTGCGGGCCCTGCTGGAGAGCGGCACGGCGCCCGCCACCCCGGCGGCACTGGTCGACGCCGTTCGCGGACTCGGTTACGTGGTCGAGGAGCCGCCGGAGGGACGGAAGCCGGGGAGGCCGCGGGCGGTGGACGTGGTGGTCTCCGAGCTGTAGGCCGCCGAGGCAGGGGCAGTCCGGCGATCACCCACAGCCCAATTGCATGGTGCGCAACGCTCGTTGCGTATCCCGTTCCTACGGGGAGAGGATGCCGCCATGGCTCCCTCCCCCGCCGGCTCCGTACCGCCCTCAGGTTCCGGCTCGCTGCTGGACCTGGCGCCCGTGATCCCCGTCGTAGTACTCGACGACGCCGCCGACGCCGCACCGCTGGCACGCGCACTGGTCGAGGGCGGACTGCCGGTCGTCGAGGTGACGCTGCGTACGGCCGCGGCGGTGGACGCGATCCGGGCGATCACCGAGGAGGTGCCGGAAGCCGTCGTCGGCGCGGGCACCGTACTCACCCCCGAGCAGGCGGAGGAGGCCGTGGACGCGGGCGCGGGCTTCCTCGTCAGTCCCGGATGGACGGACCGGCTGCTGGAGGGGATGCGGGGCTGCGGGGTGCCCGTGCTGCCCGGCGTCTCCACGGCGTCGGAGGTGATCGCCCTGCTGGAGCGGGGGGTGACGGAGATGAAGTTCTTCCCCGCGGAGCCCGCCGGAGGTGCCCCCTACCTCAGTGCTCTCGCCTCGCCGCTCCCCCGCGCACGCTTCTGCCCGACGGGCGGCATCGACGCGGCTCGGGCGCCCCGCTATCTCGCGCTGCCCAACGTCGGCTGCGTGGGCGGCACTTGGATGGTGCCGGGCGATGCGCTCGCCGCCCGTGACTGGTCCCGGGTCCGGCGGCTCGCGGAGGGCGCCGCGGCCCTGCGGGGCTGAGACCCTACGCATAGGCCCGTGCGCGGCGGGCGCACCCGCACGGTGAGTACGGAGACCCGGCCCGGCCCCGGCCCCCTTACGCCCCCCGCAAGCTCGGCCCCGGTGCCCTCAGCGCAGGTGACTGGTGTCGTTCAGCAGCCGCAGCGACGCGTTGCCGTCCGCGTAGTAGGCGATCGCCGAGAGGCAGGCCGCCGACAGCTCCATGCGGAACAGCGCGATGGGCGGTGCCTCCAGCGCCAGCCGTACGAGCGTCTTCACCGGTGTGACATGAGTGACCAGCAGCACGGTCCTGCCCGAGTAGCGGGCCAGCAGCCGGTCCCTTGTCACGGCGACGCGTTCCGCGACCGTCGCGAAGCTCTCACCGCCGCCGGTCGGGCGGGCGTCCGTAGAGTCCAGCCACTTCTCCAGGTCGTCGGGGTAGCGCTCGCGCACCTCGGCGAACGTGAGCCCCTCCCAGGCCCCGAAGTCGGCCTCCCGCAGGCCCTCGTCGACACGTACCTTCAGCCCGGTGCGTTCGGCGACGGCGGACGCCGTCTCCTGGCAGCGGCGCATCGGCGAGGTGACGATCGCCTGGAGCGTGCCGCGTGCGGCGAGCAGTTCACCGGCGGCGTGCGCCTGGCGCCAGCCCGCCGGGGAGAGTTCGGGATCGGTGCCGCCGCTGCCGGAGAAGCGCTTCTCGGGAGTGAGCGCCGTCTCTCCGTGGCGCAGCAGTACGAACGTCGTGGGTGCGCCCAGGTCCGGGCCCCAGCCGCTCTGCGGGGCGGCCGTCTCGGCGGCGTCATCGCTCACGGGCACCGGCCGTATCGGTCCCTCGCCGACGCCCGCACCCGCCCGTGCCGTCTCGTCCGCCGCGTCCAGCTCGGCGGTGGAGACCGCCGCCGACCACTCCTCGCCCCGCTTGCCCGCGTCCATCGCCTCGTTGGCGAGGCGGTCCGCGTGCTTGTTCTCCGCACGTGGAATCCACTCGTAGCCTGCGACCGCCTCCGGCGGGAAGATGCGCTGTGCCTCGGCGGCCAGCGGACGCATGTCCGGGTGCTTGATCTTCCAGCGCCCCGACATCTGCTCGACCACGA from Streptomyces marispadix includes:
- a CDS encoding PP2C family protein-serine/threonine phosphatase translates to MTGSEIDYAAIFAALPSPYVVLDPDLVIRDVNRVYLRSTGRSREGLLGQYFFDAFPPNPREAVSEGVQKLRSSLLRAVEGGRVDSMAPVKYDIPVASRPGVFEERWWSPINTPVLDGDGNVVWVIHRVEDVTAFVHARRSARAEEQAPQRHEGRAAEIYTRAQELETLNDELRMAHDRESRVALTLQEALLYSPDLPRAGVAVRYLPAVGTLNVCGDWYDVTDVPEVGGFTAAVGDVVGHGLEAAGVMGMLRSALNAAMRATASPARALQILGLYANSVEGAQSATAVKVRVDSGRQTITYSSAGHLPPVLMHAAGDCELLDQATDPPLATRSEHEPRPEARAHYDPGDCLILYTDGLVERRDESIDEGIGRLTEVLASCAGGDAEEVADEVLAGMGVMEGAADDIALVIISL
- the yaaA gene encoding peroxide stress protein YaaA, which encodes MLVLLPPSEGKADGGRGRPFEPDALSLPGLAPARERVLDELVTLCSADEEKAREVLGLSEGLRGEIARNAALRSAPARPAGEIYTGVLYDALGLATLSPAAKRRAARSLLVFSGLWGAVGVKDRIPPYRCSGGVRLPGLGALSAHWREPLAAALPEAAGTGPVLDLRSTAYAQMWRPKGETAERTVTVRVLQSSVVDGVEKRTVVSHFNKATKGRIVRALLESGTAPATPAALVDAVRGLGYVVEEPPEGRKPGRPRAVDVVVSEL
- the eda gene encoding bifunctional 4-hydroxy-2-oxoglutarate aldolase/2-dehydro-3-deoxy-phosphogluconate aldolase, encoding MAPSPAGSVPPSGSGSLLDLAPVIPVVVLDDAADAAPLARALVEGGLPVVEVTLRTAAAVDAIRAITEEVPEAVVGAGTVLTPEQAEEAVDAGAGFLVSPGWTDRLLEGMRGCGVPVLPGVSTASEVIALLERGVTEMKFFPAEPAGGAPYLSALASPLPRARFCPTGGIDAARAPRYLALPNVGCVGGTWMVPGDALAARDWSRVRRLAEGAAALRG
- a CDS encoding bifunctional RNase H/acid phosphatase, encoding MAAGGGVRAGRGFVVEADGGSRGNPGPAGYGAVVRDAESGEVLRETAEFIGIATNNVAEYRGLIAGLRAAYELDPGAWVRVRMDSKLVVEQMSGRWKIKHPDMRPLAAEAQRIFPPEAVAGYEWIPRAENKHADRLANEAMDAGKRGEEWSAAVSTAELDAADETARAGAGVGEGPIRPVPVSDDAAETAAPQSGWGPDLGAPTTFVLLRHGETALTPEKRFSGSGGTDPELSPAGWRQAHAAGELLAARGTLQAIVTSPMRRCQETASAVAERTGLKVRVDEGLREADFGAWEGLTFAEVRERYPDDLEKWLDSTDARPTGGGESFATVAERVAVTRDRLLARYSGRTVLLVTHVTPVKTLVRLALEAPPIALFRMELSAACLSAIAYYADGNASLRLLNDTSHLR